Proteins found in one Chloroflexota bacterium genomic segment:
- the grpE gene encoding nucleotide exchange factor GrpE, producing MEAQQEKTGERLEKGSTEFLKSALEEEEAKAKKYLSNWQRAEADFDNYKKRVEQERSENAKFANMTLVISLLPVLDDFERALRSLSPKLAGLSWVDGLRLIYRKLQATLETQGLTEIKSVGETFDPAVHEAVAQAEGDEGKVVEELQKGYRLHDRVIRPALVVVGNGSGRREEESGEAED from the coding sequence ATGGAGGCCCAGCAGGAAAAGACTGGAGAGCGTTTGGAAAAGGGCAGTACAGAATTCTTGAAGAGTGCTCTGGAAGAGGAAGAGGCTAAGGCGAAGAAATACCTCAGCAATTGGCAGAGAGCGGAAGCGGATTTCGACAATTACAAGAAGCGTGTTGAGCAAGAAAGAAGCGAGAATGCCAAGTTTGCTAACATGACACTGGTGATCAGCTTATTGCCAGTGCTTGACGATTTCGAGAGGGCCTTGCGGTCGCTGTCTCCGAAACTGGCTGGCTTGAGTTGGGTTGATGGGCTACGGCTGATATATCGCAAGCTTCAGGCAACTCTGGAGACACAAGGGCTCACGGAAATCAAATCGGTGGGTGAGACCTTTGACCCTGCTGTGCATGAGGCAGTGGCTCAAGCAGAAGGTGATGAAGGCAAAGTAGTAGAGGAGTTGCAAAAGGGCTACAGACTGCATGATCGAGTGATCCGCCCTGCCTTGGTGGTGGTGGGCAATGGTAGTGGACGAAGAGAAGAAGAATCTGGTGAGGCAGAGGATTAA